The following are encoded together in the Leisingera caerulea DSM 24564 genome:
- the ugpB gene encoding sn-glycerol-3-phosphate ABC transporter substrate-binding protein UgpB — protein MSVKSLLCASAVLAVAGSTAFAETEIQWWHAMGGTNGERVNKIAEDFNATQDEYKVVPVYKGNYTETMTAAIAAFRAKEHPQIVQVFEVGTATMMAAKGAIYPVEQLMNDAGEPFDGDAFLPAVVSYYETPEGELLSMPFNSSTPVLWYNKDALDAAGAEVPETWDGVKTAAQKLVDNGMKCGVSFGWQSWVMIENFSAWHNLPTGTQENGFAGFDTELTFNNDKLAARLDDVASMGKDGLFVYGGRRGDSLPMFTNGECGMWMNSSAYYGSISSQAEFEFGQSMLPLDTKVADAPQNSIIGGATLWVLAGHEEEEYKGTAKFLSYLSSPEVQAWWHQETGYVPITTAAYELSKEQGFYDSNPGTDTAIKQLSLNTPTANSRGLRYGNFVQVRDVINEELEALWGGEKTAQEALDAAVERGNDLLRKFERTAK, from the coding sequence ATGTCCGTTAAATCCTTGCTCTGCGCCTCGGCCGTTCTGGCCGTTGCCGGCAGCACCGCATTTGCAGAAACCGAAATTCAGTGGTGGCACGCCATGGGCGGCACCAATGGCGAACGCGTCAACAAGATCGCCGAAGATTTCAACGCGACCCAGGACGAGTACAAGGTCGTGCCCGTCTACAAGGGCAACTACACCGAAACGATGACCGCGGCGATTGCCGCCTTCCGCGCCAAGGAACACCCGCAGATTGTGCAGGTGTTCGAGGTCGGCACCGCCACCATGATGGCCGCCAAGGGCGCGATCTACCCGGTCGAGCAGCTGATGAACGACGCAGGCGAGCCGTTTGACGGCGACGCCTTCCTGCCCGCGGTGGTATCCTATTACGAAACGCCCGAAGGCGAGCTGCTGTCGATGCCCTTCAACAGCTCCACCCCGGTCCTGTGGTACAACAAGGACGCGCTGGACGCGGCCGGCGCCGAAGTGCCGGAAACCTGGGACGGGGTGAAAACCGCCGCGCAGAAGCTGGTCGACAACGGGATGAAATGCGGCGTGTCCTTCGGCTGGCAGTCCTGGGTGATGATCGAGAACTTCTCGGCCTGGCACAACCTGCCCACCGGCACCCAGGAAAACGGCTTTGCGGGTTTTGACACCGAACTGACCTTCAACAACGACAAGCTGGCCGCGCGCCTGGATGATGTCGCGTCGATGGGCAAGGACGGCTTGTTTGTCTACGGCGGCCGCCGCGGCGACAGCCTGCCGATGTTCACCAACGGCGAATGCGGCATGTGGATGAACTCCTCGGCCTATTACGGCTCGATCTCCTCGCAGGCGGAGTTCGAATTCGGCCAGAGCATGCTGCCGCTGGACACCAAGGTGGCCGACGCGCCGCAGAACTCGATCATCGGCGGCGCCACCCTGTGGGTGCTGGCAGGCCACGAGGAAGAGGAATACAAAGGCACCGCCAAGTTCCTCAGCTACCTGTCCTCGCCCGAGGTGCAGGCCTGGTGGCACCAGGAGACCGGGTATGTGCCGATCACCACGGCTGCCTATGAGCTGTCCAAGGAGCAGGGGTTCTATGACAGCAACCCGGGCACCGACACCGCGATCAAGCAGCTGAGCCTGAACACCCCCACCGCCAACAGCCGCGGTCTGCGCTATGGCAACTTCGTGCAGGTCCGTGACGTGATCAACGAGGAGCTGGAAGCGCTGTGGGGCGGCGAGAAGACCGCGCAAGAGGCGCTGGATGCGGCGGTTGAGCGCGGCAACGACCTGCTGCGCAAGTTCGAGCGCACCGCCAAGTAA